In the genome of Planococcus donghaensis, the window CAGTTGAAGTTGGAGATTCAACCGATAACCGTTTTAGGGGATGCCAATCGATTAATCCAGGTAATGATGAATCTGCTGATCAATGCTGTTACATATTCAAGCAATAACACAGAAATTACCATCCGGCTCTTTAGAAAAAACAATCGAGCCGTTATACAAGTAGAAGACCAAGGCATCGGCATCGAGCGCTCTGAGATTGGCCGGTTATTCGAACGTTTTTACCGAGTTGATCGTGCCCGAAGCCGTAATTCAGGCGGCACCGGACTTGGACTATCTATTGTTAAACACTTAATCGAGGCTCATGATGGAAAAGTGGAAGTCGACAGTACAGTCGGAGTAGGCACCACTTTTACAATTTATTTGCCTTTGGCTATTTAATCTAGGAGGAAAGCATGGAAACTAAACACCCATTTTTACCGATTATCGTCGGCACAGATATGAATGCATACAACATGGCCATTTCATTTCACGAAGCATATGGCATTAAGCCGATTTTGGTCGGGAAAGAACCTTTATCATTTACATCATTAAGTACTATTACTGAAACGATTGAATTGCGTTCTGGTTTAGCAGATGATGCTCAATTTGCGAATATTTTAATGGATATTGCAGATAAATACAGAGCACCTGGAAAAACTCTTTTACTCATCGGTACGAACGATCTGTATGTTCGATTAATTATTGAAAACGCAAAAGTTTTGCGTGAGCATTATGTGTTTAATTATATTAACGAAGATTTGATGAATCAGCTGCAAGTTAAAGCTAATTTTTACGAGCTTTGTAAAGTTCATGGCATTGATACACCGACCACCTTCTTTTATGACTGCAATTCAAAAGAACCGTTTGAAGAAGAAATGATGTTCCCTGTGATCATCAAGCCGAGTAATGGCATTGAATATAGCCGAAACAAATTTGAAGGTCAGCAAAAAGTGTATAAAGTGGAAAGTCCGAAAGAGTTGCATGAAGTCATCCAACAAATCAAAGCAGGCGGCTACCGCGATGAGTTAATTATCCAAGATTACATTCCTGGAGACGACACATTTATGTGGGATTCGGTTATTTATGCCAATTCTAAAGGGAAAACGCAATTAGTTACTTTTGCCCAAGTTGTATTGCAAGAACATACGGTAACAGCAATCGGAAACTACACAGCATTGATTACACGTTTTGACAAAGACATGATGGTCAAATTGCAAAATTTCCTTGAAGCGGTTGGCTATCAAGGGTTTGCAAACTTCGATTTGAAATACGATGCGCGGGATAAGAAATTCAAAGTGTTTGAAGTAAACATTCGCCAAGGTCGTTCAAGTTATTACGTTACAGCTCTTGGTCACAACATGGCGGAGTATTTTGTAGATGATTTAATTTATCAAACAGAAAAGCCGGTCACGTATTTGAATGAAGATTTCTTATTCACAGTTGTTCCAAAAGCCGTATTGCGTAACTTTGTTCATAATAAAGCCGTACTCAAAGACATTAAACGTCTTATTAAAAAAGGCCAATATGGCAATCCGCTATTTTATAAGAAAGATAAGCATTTAAAACGTAAACTGTACTTATTAGCGCGTCAGTTTAACTATTATAAGAAGTATAAAAACAATCAGTGGTGATTTTACAGAAGCTTAACACTAGCTTCACACTTGGGTGTTAAAGTTAACTAGAACCCCCATTCAACCGCATGATTTGAAAAGAGTCCCTTCCCCGGGACTCTTTTTCTTATTTTATGAAACTATTTCACTATTATTCCGTATTACAGCTAACAACAAAAAGGGGGACCCATCATGACAACGAAAAAATTGCTGGCAGTGATTGGTTTATCTATTGCAGGAATACTGCTGCTCGTTGCAGTATTTACTTCTTGGTATACCGTAGATGAATCTGAACAAGCGGTCATTATCACGTTTGGTGTAGCGAATGAAACAATTACTGAAGCAGGCTTACATTTTAAGATGCCGTGGCCAATTCAAAAAGCAGAAATTTTATCAAAAGAAACGTATAGTCTGCAATTCGGCTATAACCAAAACGCAGAAGGTGAAATTGTCGCATTCGACAAAGAAACAAAAATGATTACCGGAGACGAGAATATCGTCTTGACGGATCTCGTCGTTCAATGGAAAATTACAGATCCTAAAAAATACTTATTCAACGCAGAAGCGCCGCAAGACATTTTGCACGATGCCACTTCAGCGTCGATTCGTTCGATTATCGGGAACTCATTAATCGATGACGCATTAACGTCTGGTAAAGCTGAAATTGAAGCTGAGACACGGGATTTACTAGCTTCATTAATTGAAAAATACGATATCGGCATTACGGTTTTAGCGGTAAAATTACAAGACGTTGAGCTGCCAAACGAAGAAGTACGCGCAGCGTTTACGAACGTTACAGATGCTCGTGAGACGATGAACACAAAAATTAACGAAGCCAAAAAATACGAAAACCAAAAACGCAACGAAGCGTTAGGTGAAAAAGCAGCCATCAATTCCAGAGCTGAAGGACAGAAAGTGACACGAGTTCAGCAGGCAACGGGAGATGTCGCGTTATTTGATAAACTGTACAAAGAATATGAAAGCAATCCAGAAGTTACAAAACAGCGAATTATTATGGAAACCTTAGAATCCGTCTTACCAAACGCGAAATTGTATATTATGAACGATGAAGGTGGCACGATGAAGTATTTACCACTAGAAGGCTTACAGACAACGATTCCACCAGCTGAGGAAAGCACAGAAGGGAGTGGCAACTAATGGAACCCAACAAACCTTTAGGTGAAGTGAAAAAGTTTAATCCTTACCAACGGCCAAAAAAGACTAGAGAGCCGAGAGATCCAATTGATTTTAAGAAATATTGGAAATTGATTGTTGGTTTAGTTGTTGCATTTGTTCTTTTGCTAATCTTGCTGACAAATGTGTATGTTGTGAAAGAAAGCGAGTACCGGGTGGTTCGTCAATTTGGGGAAGTCGTGAAAATTCAAGATGAGCCAGGCCTTCAAATGAAAATTCCATTTATTCAAAGTGTCACGACATTACCGAAATATCAAATGACCTATGATGTCTCTGAAGCTGAAATCAATACAAAAGATAAAAAACGGATCATTATTGATAATTACGCTGTTTGGCATGTCGTCGACCCACTTGAATTGATTTCAAATGCGGGGACTATTGTTAATGCAGAATCTCGAATGGAAGAATTTATCTATTCGGTTGTTCGAACAGAGCTTGGACAGTTAGATTACGATGAAATTATCAATGATGAAAACTCATCTCGCGGTAGCTTAAACGATGCAGTTACAGCGAAAGTGAACGAGCTGCTCGACAAAGATAAATACGGCATTCAAGTTATGGATGTTCGCATTAAACGAACGGATTTACCAGAGGAAAACGAACAGTCTGTTTATACACGAATGATTTCAGAACGTGAGTCTACAGCTCAAGAATATTTGTCTCAAGGAGACGCGAAAAAACGGGAAATGGAAGCACAAGCAGACCGAGAAGCGCAAGAAGTTATTGCAACTGCACGCAAAGAAGCTGCATTGATTCAAGCGGAAGGCGAATCGCAAGCTGCTAAAATTTACAACGAATCTTTTTCAAAAGACCCAGAGTTTTACGAATTGTACCGTTCGCTAGAATCGTATAAGAAAACGATTGGGGATGACACAGTTATTATTCTGCCGTCAGATTCACCATACGCAGATATCTTGTCTGGTAATTTTAATTAAGGCCGAGGCCGTCATTTCTCTTCTATTTGCCCGCGTGGTAAAATAAAGGGAATGACGGCTTTTTTATGGAAGGGGTAATTTTTGTGGCAAAGAAAATACTTTTATTAGATGGGAATAGTTTGGCGTATCGCGCGTTTTTTGCTTTACCGCTATTAACCAATGAACATGGCATTCATACGAATGCCGTATACGGATTTACCATGATGCTCCAAAAAATACTCGATGAAGAACAACCTACGCATATGATTGTGGCTTTTGATGCGGGAAAAACAACATTCCGTCACAAAACATTTAGCGAATACAAAGGTGGAAGACAAAAAACGCCGCCTGAGTTATCGGAGCAATTTCCTTACCTTCGCAAATTAATCGATGCTTACAGAATCAAACGCTACGAATTGGAAAATTATGAGGCAGATGACATTATCGGTACTTTAAGTTTAGAAGCTGAGCGGAAAGGTGACGAAGTAGTCGTTATTTCCGGCGATAAAGATTTAACTCAATTAGCGTCTCCTACGACGACTGTTTATATTACGCGCAAGGGCATTACCGATATCGAAAAATATACAGTGGAACATATTAAAGAAAAGTATGGCTTAACGCCTCTTCAAATTATTGATATGAAAGGCCTAATGGGCGATGCATCTGATAATATCCCAGGGGTACCAGGTGTTGGAGAGAAAACGGCGTTAAAATTACTAGCGGCACACGGTTCGGTGGAAGGTGTATATGAAGCCATTGAGCAACAAAAAGGCAAGATGAAGGAAAAACTAATCGCCAATGAAGACCTAGCTTATATTAGTAAGCAATTAGCAACCATTGAACGACAAGCACCGATTAATATTCAAATTGATGAATTGAGTTATGCTGGACCAGATCAAGATGAGTTAGTGAAAGTATGGAAAGAACTTGCGTTTAAATCTTTGTTAGAAAAAATGGAGTACACGGCAGAGGAAACAGTAAAAGAAGAATTGAAATTTGAAGTGCTGACAACGCTTGATCCATCTATATTAAAAGATGAAATGGCTGTACATCTTGAATTATACGATGAACATTATCATAGCTGCGATTTACTAGGTGTGTCACTCGCGACTGAAACGGATACGTACGTTATTCCGATGGATGTTGTGGAGCAGTCTGCAGAGTTTCATACTTGGTGTAAAGATTCGACTAAGAAAAAATTCATGTCAGACTCTAAAGCAGCGACGGCCGCATTTTTACGTTTCGGCGTTGAGCTAAGGGGCGTTGATTTCGACTTAATGCTAGGAGCTTATATTGTCAATCCTTCGTTAACTTATACGGATATGGCAAGCATTGTTCAAGAATATGGTCATAATGAGGTGTCGACAAATGAACAAATTTACGGCAAAGGTGCTAAAAAGAAAATTCCAGAAAGCAGCGTTTTACATGAACATATTGCGAGAAAAGCACGCACGATTTGGAAAGTCCGCCCACTCATTATGGAAAAGCTTGAAGAAAACGAGCAATTCGATTTATACGATAAATTAGAATTGCCACTCGCAACAGTTTTAGGGCAAATGGAATCTCTTGGTGTAATGGTAAACCGTGACCAATTAGTCGAGATGGGTAAAGAGTTGTCTCATAAATTAGAGAAAATCGAGTCTGATATTCACGGGCTAGCGGGGCAAGAATTTAATATAAATTCACCAAAACAATTAGGAGTTATTTTATTTGAAAAATTAGGGTTGCCACCTTTAAAGAAAACAAAGACTGGCTATTCGACAGCAGCGGATGTTTTAGAAAAATTAGAAGGTCAACACGAAATTATTTCTCATATTTTAATGTATCGTCAATTAGGTAAACTATTGTCTACTTATATTGAAGGTTTGTTAAAAGAAATTCATGAAGATGGCAAAATTCATACCCGCTTTCAACAAGCGCTCACGACAACTGGGCGATTAAGTTCGATTAACCCAAACTTACAAAACATTCCGGTTCGTCTAGAAGAAGGACGCAAAATCCGTAAAGCTTTTGTACCCTCAGAACCAGGATGGGTCATGGTAGCAGCCGATTATTCTCAAATTGAATTGCGCGTACTTGCTGATATGTCAGAAGATGAACGACTCGTACAAGCCTTTAAAGACGACCGAGACATTCACACGACCACTGCGAGCGATGTTTTCCATGTAGCTGAAGAAGAAGTAACGAGCGATATGCGCCGAGCAGCTAAAGCGGTTAACTTTGGAATTGTTTATGGGATTAGTGATTATGGCTTGTCTCAAAACTTAAATATTCCGCGTAAAGAAGCGGCGGCTTTTATTGAGCGTTATTTTGCTAGCTTCCCAGGCGTGAAAAGTTATATGACGAACATCGTGGCAGATGCAAAACGTGATGGCTTTGTCACAACTTTGATGAATCGTCGCCGGTATTTAGCAGATATCACAAGCTCAAATTTCAACTTGCGTAGCTTTGCAGAACGGACGGCGATGAATACGCCGATTCAAGGCAGTGCAGCGGATATTATTAAAAAAGCCATGATTGATATGGATGCAGCGATAGAACGTGAAGGATTACAAGCACGCATGCTTTTACAAGTTCACGATGAATTGATTTTTGAAGCACCCCCTGAAGAATTAGATCAACTGATGAAATTAGTACCTGAAGTTATGGAAAATGCTGTGAAGTTAAGTGTTCCATTAAAAGTGGACATTGCTCACGGTTCCACTTGGTACGATACTAAATGATAGGAGGGCATCGATATGCCTGAACTTCCAGAAGTCGAAGGAGTCGTTCGGCAAATCCGCCCCGTTTCGATTGGAAAGAAAATTGAAGCTGTAGCGGTGTCGGACGTGATCCGCTTATCAAAAGAAAATGGCAAAGAAGCTATTATTAAACGAATAGAAGCTGACGGCTTTATCAACAGCTTAACCGGTGCACAAATCGTCCGTGTAGAACGACGTAGCAAATACATTTATTTCACATTGCGTAAAGACAATGAATTTTTGTTAGTTAATCATTTAGGAATGTCTGGAGCTTGGTTTTATGTCGACCAGCTTCAGTCGATTCCTGAAGATAAATTTCGACGCCATGTCCACATTGTGTTGACTTTAAGTGATGGAAATTTGTTAGCGTTTTCAGACATTCGTCGATTCGGAGAAATGCGAGTCTTGCAAGAAGAAGGTGATTTCCCTCCTTTATTATTAATGGCTCCTGAACCTTTTCATGAAAGTGCACTTGCGCATTTTTTAGCTATGGCAGAAAGTCCGAAATATAAAAATAAAGCCATCAAAGAAATCATTATGGATGGTCAAATTATTTCTGGTTGCGGCAATATATACGCGACAGAAGCTTTGTTTAAAATGAAGATTCATCCGAAACGTGCTGCGAGTCGCATTAGCCGAAAGCGAAAAGTAGAACTATTTGAATCGATAGTTGCCATTTTGCAAGAAAGCATTAGAGCAGGAGGTAGTACAATTTCAGATTACCGTGATATTAACGGGGAATCAGGCAACATGCAAAATC includes:
- a CDS encoding carboxylate--amine ligase; translation: METKHPFLPIIVGTDMNAYNMAISFHEAYGIKPILVGKEPLSFTSLSTITETIELRSGLADDAQFANILMDIADKYRAPGKTLLLIGTNDLYVRLIIENAKVLREHYVFNYINEDLMNQLQVKANFYELCKVHGIDTPTTFFYDCNSKEPFEEEMMFPVIIKPSNGIEYSRNKFEGQQKVYKVESPKELHEVIQQIKAGGYRDELIIQDYIPGDDTFMWDSVIYANSKGKTQLVTFAQVVLQEHTVTAIGNYTALITRFDKDMMVKLQNFLEAVGYQGFANFDLKYDARDKKFKVFEVNIRQGRSSYYVTALGHNMAEYFVDDLIYQTEKPVTYLNEDFLFTVVPKAVLRNFVHNKAVLKDIKRLIKKGQYGNPLFYKKDKHLKRKLYLLARQFNYYKKYKNNQW
- the hflK gene encoding FtsH protease activity modulator HflK, producing MTTKKLLAVIGLSIAGILLLVAVFTSWYTVDESEQAVIITFGVANETITEAGLHFKMPWPIQKAEILSKETYSLQFGYNQNAEGEIVAFDKETKMITGDENIVLTDLVVQWKITDPKKYLFNAEAPQDILHDATSASIRSIIGNSLIDDALTSGKAEIEAETRDLLASLIEKYDIGITVLAVKLQDVELPNEEVRAAFTNVTDARETMNTKINEAKKYENQKRNEALGEKAAINSRAEGQKVTRVQQATGDVALFDKLYKEYESNPEVTKQRIIMETLESVLPNAKLYIMNDEGGTMKYLPLEGLQTTIPPAEESTEGSGN
- the hflC gene encoding protease modulator HflC, translating into MEPNKPLGEVKKFNPYQRPKKTREPRDPIDFKKYWKLIVGLVVAFVLLLILLTNVYVVKESEYRVVRQFGEVVKIQDEPGLQMKIPFIQSVTTLPKYQMTYDVSEAEINTKDKKRIIIDNYAVWHVVDPLELISNAGTIVNAESRMEEFIYSVVRTELGQLDYDEIINDENSSRGSLNDAVTAKVNELLDKDKYGIQVMDVRIKRTDLPEENEQSVYTRMISERESTAQEYLSQGDAKKREMEAQADREAQEVIATARKEAALIQAEGESQAAKIYNESFSKDPEFYELYRSLESYKKTIGDDTVIILPSDSPYADILSGNFN
- the polA gene encoding DNA polymerase I, producing the protein MEGVIFVAKKILLLDGNSLAYRAFFALPLLTNEHGIHTNAVYGFTMMLQKILDEEQPTHMIVAFDAGKTTFRHKTFSEYKGGRQKTPPELSEQFPYLRKLIDAYRIKRYELENYEADDIIGTLSLEAERKGDEVVVISGDKDLTQLASPTTTVYITRKGITDIEKYTVEHIKEKYGLTPLQIIDMKGLMGDASDNIPGVPGVGEKTALKLLAAHGSVEGVYEAIEQQKGKMKEKLIANEDLAYISKQLATIERQAPINIQIDELSYAGPDQDELVKVWKELAFKSLLEKMEYTAEETVKEELKFEVLTTLDPSILKDEMAVHLELYDEHYHSCDLLGVSLATETDTYVIPMDVVEQSAEFHTWCKDSTKKKFMSDSKAATAAFLRFGVELRGVDFDLMLGAYIVNPSLTYTDMASIVQEYGHNEVSTNEQIYGKGAKKKIPESSVLHEHIARKARTIWKVRPLIMEKLEENEQFDLYDKLELPLATVLGQMESLGVMVNRDQLVEMGKELSHKLEKIESDIHGLAGQEFNINSPKQLGVILFEKLGLPPLKKTKTGYSTAADVLEKLEGQHEIISHILMYRQLGKLLSTYIEGLLKEIHEDGKIHTRFQQALTTTGRLSSINPNLQNIPVRLEEGRKIRKAFVPSEPGWVMVAADYSQIELRVLADMSEDERLVQAFKDDRDIHTTTASDVFHVAEEEVTSDMRRAAKAVNFGIVYGISDYGLSQNLNIPRKEAAAFIERYFASFPGVKSYMTNIVADAKRDGFVTTLMNRRRYLADITSSNFNLRSFAERTAMNTPIQGSAADIIKKAMIDMDAAIEREGLQARMLLQVHDELIFEAPPEELDQLMKLVPEVMENAVKLSVPLKVDIAHGSTWYDTK
- the mutM gene encoding bifunctional DNA-formamidopyrimidine glycosylase/DNA-(apurinic or apyrimidinic site) lyase yields the protein MPELPEVEGVVRQIRPVSIGKKIEAVAVSDVIRLSKENGKEAIIKRIEADGFINSLTGAQIVRVERRSKYIYFTLRKDNEFLLVNHLGMSGAWFYVDQLQSIPEDKFRRHVHIVLTLSDGNLLAFSDIRRFGEMRVLQEEGDFPPLLLMAPEPFHESALAHFLAMAESPKYKNKAIKEIIMDGQIISGCGNIYATEALFKMKIHPKRAASRISRKRKVELFESIVAILQESIRAGGSTISDYRDINGESGNMQNRFGMYGKKQCADCGTATKTLKIGGRASVYCPTCQK